A single window of Scyliorhinus canicula chromosome 30, sScyCan1.1, whole genome shotgun sequence DNA harbors:
- the LOC119958692 gene encoding interferon-stimulated 20 kDa exonuclease-like 2, translating to MCHSMATLLRRLEVHVSKWLPLVADGRVSQKSGGVSLARRSLWCLSCLRDRPQVRGPLPAAARNMSDIMLNLDYSSAVPRQLTQPKLKHRRFLKRRPFLEKKGYLKKKQCKRAEEARPSGQPANQGGRACQPAQPPPLPASCTARLAGPGVANGAWAQLGRPRGNGAFQQRKPPPISTFPPPSGPALPAGGRPPALRPERGLLLSECQSALPPLPPSARAARPSAPAPRASFRPYKYVALDCEMVGTGPGGKRSELARCSITGYDGDLLYDKYILPQNPIVDYRTRWSGIRRQHMKNATPFQLAQKEVRSGVGEGRGGAGDESGA from the exons ATGTGTCACAGCATGGCCACCTTGTTGAGACGCCTCGAGGTCCAC GTGTCGAAATGGCTGCCGCTGGTCGCTGACGGTCGGGTCTCGCAGAAGAGCGGGGGTGTGAGCTTGGCCAGGCGGAGTCTGTGGTGCTTGTCCTGCCTCCGCGATCGGCCCCAGGTGAGGGGGCCCTTACCTGCTGCCGCCCGGAACATGTCGGACATCATGCTGAATCTGGACTACTCCAGCGCGGTCCCTCGCCAGCTGACCCAGCCCAAACTCAAACACCGGCGTTTCCTGAAGAGACGCCCCTTCTTGGAGAAGAAGGGCTACCTCAAGAAGAAGCAGTGTAAGCGGGCGGAGGAGGCGCGGCCCAGCGGGCAACCTGCCAACCAAGGCGGCAGGGCCTGCCAGCCGGCGCAGCCTCCTCCCCTCCCGGCCTCCTGCACCGCCAGGCTGGCAGGCCCTGGCGTCGCCAACGGGGCGTGGGCCCAGCTGGGCCGGCCGCGGGGCAACGGAGCCTTCCAgcagcggaagcccccccccatctccaccttccccccgCCCTCCGGCCCtgccctgcccgccgggggccgcccccccgccctccggcCGGAGAGGGGCCTGCTCCTGAGCGAGTGCCAGAgcgccctgccccccctccccccctccgccagggcggcccgcccctcggcccccgccccccgggcCTCCTTCAGGCCCTACAAGTACGTGGCCCTGGATTGCGAGATGGTGGGCACGGGGCCGGGGGGCAAGAGGAGCGAGCTGGCGCGGTGCAGCATCACTGGCTACGACGGAGACCTGCTCTACGATAAATACATCCTGCCGCAGAACCCCATCGTCGATTACCGGACCCGCTGGAGCGGGATTCGCCGGCAGCACATGAAGAACGCCACGCCCTTCCAACTGGCACAGAAAGAGGTACGGTCCGGTGTGGGCGAGGGGAGGGGCGGCGCTGGGGACGAGTCAGGAGCCTAA